Proteins from one Acidaminococcales bacterium genomic window:
- the cadA gene encoding cadmium-translocating P-type ATPase: protein MRETNDKLMPKTFYLQGLDCAFCARKIEYGLRALPGVSFARVDFAGQKLTLGVADEASWPELLFRVKELIAAAEPDVKVSDYKNKSGAQKSGDETGRARAALLAAGAAMFAGALALDLSYPANLAVFLASYLLVGGDVLLRAARNLARGEVLDENFLMSAATIGAFVIGEYPEGVAVMLFYQVGEFCQRKAVERARGSIAALMDIRPDFANLKTPGGVKRVTPEEVKPGDLIVIRPGEKAPLDGVVVEGFSAFDASALTGESLPRDVGPGSAVLSGAINLNGLLTVEVAREFGESTVKKILDLVESASEKKAPAENFITKFSRHYTPCVVFAAALLAFVPPLVWPGAVFAEWAERALVFLVISCPCALVISVPLSFFGGIGGASRQGILIKGGNYLDALSRVDTVVFDKTGTLTKGVFNVISVTPSGDLAKDGLLFYAAGAESHSTHPIALSIRKACKNAPEAENVTEAREIAGQGVSVRVAGLSVLAGNDKLMKSAGVTYKEAESPGTVVYVAVDGKFAGHIEIADELKPDSAQAVAGLKSLGVRRAVMLTGDSRAAAGHVADALGLDQVYAQLLPHEKIAIIEKLEGEKTNGGVLIFVGDGINDAPALVRADAGVAMGGLGSDAAIEAADIVIMTDEPSKILTAINIARKTKKIVWQNIVLALGVKAVVLAMGALGLANMWAAVFSDVGVSLLAIFNALRALRV from the coding sequence ATGCGGGAAACAAACGACAAATTAATGCCGAAGACATTTTATTTGCAAGGGCTGGACTGCGCGTTTTGCGCGCGCAAGATAGAATACGGCTTGCGGGCCTTGCCGGGCGTCAGTTTCGCCCGTGTGGATTTCGCCGGGCAAAAGCTGACGCTGGGCGTGGCGGACGAAGCAAGTTGGCCGGAACTGCTTTTTCGGGTGAAGGAACTTATAGCGGCGGCGGAACCTGACGTAAAGGTTTCCGACTATAAAAACAAAAGCGGCGCGCAAAAAAGCGGCGACGAAACAGGCCGCGCACGCGCCGCCTTGCTCGCGGCCGGCGCGGCGATGTTCGCGGGCGCCTTGGCGCTTGACCTTTCCTATCCAGCCAACCTGGCGGTTTTTCTGGCAAGCTACCTTCTGGTGGGCGGCGACGTGCTGCTGCGGGCGGCGCGGAACTTGGCCCGCGGCGAGGTGCTGGACGAAAATTTTCTCATGAGCGCGGCGACCATCGGCGCCTTTGTTATTGGGGAATATCCGGAGGGCGTGGCGGTCATGCTTTTTTATCAGGTCGGTGAATTTTGCCAGCGCAAAGCGGTGGAGCGCGCGCGCGGCTCGATCGCGGCCCTGATGGACATACGGCCGGATTTTGCCAATTTAAAGACGCCGGGCGGCGTAAAAAGGGTAACGCCCGAAGAAGTAAAGCCGGGAGATCTTATCGTCATCAGGCCGGGCGAAAAAGCTCCGCTGGACGGCGTGGTCGTGGAGGGCTTTTCCGCTTTCGACGCTTCCGCGCTGACCGGCGAATCTTTGCCCCGTGACGTGGGGCCGGGCAGCGCCGTGCTTTCCGGCGCCATCAACCTGAACGGGCTGCTGACCGTCGAAGTTGCCCGGGAGTTCGGTGAATCCACCGTGAAAAAAATACTTGATCTGGTAGAAAGCGCCAGCGAAAAAAAAGCGCCCGCGGAAAATTTCATCACAAAATTTTCCCGCCATTATACGCCCTGCGTTGTTTTCGCCGCCGCGCTCTTGGCGTTCGTCCCCCCCCTTGTCTGGCCGGGCGCCGTTTTCGCGGAATGGGCGGAACGCGCCTTGGTATTCTTGGTGATCTCTTGTCCCTGCGCGCTCGTCATATCCGTGCCGCTCAGTTTTTTCGGCGGCATCGGCGGCGCGTCGCGCCAGGGCATATTGATCAAGGGCGGCAATTATCTTGACGCTTTAAGCCGGGTGGACACGGTCGTGTTCGACAAGACGGGGACGCTTACCAAAGGCGTATTTAATGTAATTTCCGTTACGCCCTCCGGCGATCTGGCAAAAGATGGCCTCCTGTTTTACGCGGCGGGCGCGGAAAGCCATTCCACGCACCCGATCGCCTTGTCGATACGGAAAGCCTGCAAAAACGCCCCGGAAGCGGAAAATGTAACCGAAGCGCGCGAAATCGCCGGGCAAGGCGTAAGCGTGCGCGTTGCCGGCCTTTCCGTGCTGGCGGGCAACGACAAGCTGATGAAATCCGCCGGGGTAACATACAAAGAAGCGGAAAGCCCGGGAACGGTCGTATACGTCGCGGTTGACGGGAAATTCGCCGGCCATATCGAAATAGCCGACGAATTAAAACCCGACAGCGCGCAGGCGGTCGCCGGGCTGAAATCGCTGGGAGTGCGGCGGGCGGTCATGCTGACCGGCGACAGCCGGGCAGCTGCCGGACACGTGGCGGACGCTCTCGGCCTGGATCAGGTCTACGCCCAACTTTTGCCGCATGAAAAAATTGCGATCATTGAGAAGTTGGAAGGAGAAAAAACAAACGGCGGCGTCCTGATATTTGTGGGCGACGGCATAAACGACGCGCCGGCGCTCGTGCGGGCGGACGCCGGCGTGGCGATGGGCGGCCTGGGTTCGGACGCGGCAATCGAAGCGGCTGACATAGTGATCATGACGGACGAACCGTCCAAAATCCTCACCGCGATCAATATCGCCCGCAAAACCAAAAAAATTGTTTGGCAGAACATAGTTCTGGCTCTTGGCGTAAAAGCGGTGGTTTTGGCCATGGGCGCCTTAGGGCTCGCCAACATGTGGGCGGCGGTTTTCAGCGATGTGGGCGTGTCCTTGCTCGCGATTTTCAACGCTTTGCGCGCTCTGCGCGTTTAG
- a CDS encoding ABC transporter ATP-binding protein: MPEIILSVRGLKTQFKNEERIIPAVDGIDVTIHARETVGIVGESGCGKSATSLSVMRLLPENNAAIAAGEILFKGEDLAQYTEAQMQKLRGKDIAMIFQDPMTSLNPVYTIGRQLTEGIELHLSCGRREAYEHALQMLGKVKIPRPEQIMKDYPHQLSGGMRQRVMIAMALACSPELLIADEPTTALDVTVQAQILDLMNELKEREKTAIIMITHDLGVIAQMCQAVYVMYAGQIVENADINGLLGEPLHPYTQGLMASMPENNEDADRLRCIPGNVPLPGTIRQGCRFFARCAQKQSECARREPPLFTVGENRLVRCWRFQAEGMMN; encoded by the coding sequence ATGCCGGAAATCATTTTGTCCGTCCGCGGGCTGAAAACGCAATTTAAAAACGAAGAACGCATCATTCCCGCAGTTGACGGAATAGACGTAACAATACACGCCCGTGAAACCGTCGGCATAGTCGGCGAGTCAGGCTGCGGCAAAAGCGCAACCTCTTTGTCCGTAATGCGCCTTTTGCCGGAAAACAACGCGGCCATTGCCGCAGGGGAAATTCTTTTTAAAGGAGAGGATCTTGCCCAATATACCGAAGCGCAGATGCAAAAATTGCGCGGCAAGGATATTGCCATGATTTTTCAGGATCCCATGACTTCGCTCAATCCTGTCTATACCATCGGACGGCAGCTAACCGAAGGGATTGAGCTGCATTTGAGTTGCGGCAGGCGGGAAGCGTACGAACACGCCCTGCAAATGCTGGGCAAAGTTAAAATACCGCGCCCCGAACAAATAATGAAAGATTATCCGCATCAACTTTCCGGCGGCATGCGGCAAAGAGTCATGATCGCCATGGCGCTTGCCTGCTCGCCGGAACTTCTGATCGCCGACGAGCCCACGACCGCCCTCGACGTTACGGTGCAGGCGCAAATACTTGACTTGATGAACGAACTCAAAGAAAGGGAAAAAACCGCCATAATCATGATCACGCATGACCTTGGCGTCATAGCGCAGATGTGCCAGGCCGTTTACGTCATGTACGCCGGCCAGATCGTGGAAAACGCGGACATCAACGGCCTGTTGGGGGAACCTTTGCATCCTTATACGCAAGGGCTCATGGCTTCCATGCCGGAAAACAACGAAGATGCCGACAGGCTTCGCTGCATACCGGGCAACGTGCCTTTGCCCGGCACGATCAGGCAGGGATGCCGTTTTTTCGCCCGCTGCGCCCAAAAACAAAGCGAGTGCGCGCGGCGGGAGCCGCCGCTTTTCACGGTTGGAGAAAATCGCCTGGTGCGTTGCTGGCGGTTTCAAGCGGAAGGGATGATGAACTGA
- a CDS encoding metalloregulator ArsR/SmtB family transcription factor, translated as MRKSAADAARCDCHTIHEEVVNRVRGSMPADEYLLDLADLFKVFSDSTRVKILCALFRAEMCVCDIAVILGMTKSSVSHQLRVLKQTKLVKYRRDGKVVYYSLADDHVKTVFDQGFAHVTEG; from the coding sequence ATGCGAAAAAGTGCGGCCGATGCGGCAAGATGCGATTGCCATACCATACACGAAGAAGTGGTCAACAGGGTAAGGGGCAGTATGCCGGCGGATGAGTATTTGCTTGACTTGGCCGACCTTTTTAAGGTGTTCAGCGACTCCACGAGGGTAAAAATCCTCTGCGCCCTTTTTCGGGCGGAAATGTGCGTGTGCGACATTGCCGTGATCCTCGGCATGACCAAGTCGTCCGTTTCCCACCAACTCCGGGTGCTCAAACAAACCAAACTGGTAAAGTACCGGCGCGATGGCAAAGTAGTCTATTATTCGTTGGCCGACGACCATGTGAAAACCGTATTTGACCAGGGGTTTGCCCATGTTACCGAAGGTTGA
- a CDS encoding ABC transporter permease, protein MSELFAEGETGASDPQVPMIRASFIGNVLRRFRRNHQAMLGLAIIAGLIAAALLADLLAPFDPVFAQDYEAILKDPGGKHLLGTDDLGRDTFSRLVYGARLTMLAAVIPVAIALVVGVPIGLFAGYVGGALDHWVIMRLVDALQAFPSLILALAMAAVLGGGFTNAMIAIGIGFLPAFIRITRAQTLAVKNLEYVQAARSIGATDKRIALFHIFPNITATLLVQTTLAMATAIIAEAGLSYIGLGASPEQPSWGSMLRNAQSYLNTQPWLVVWPGLAISMVVLGFNLLGDGLRQALDPKANK, encoded by the coding sequence ATGAGCGAATTGTTTGCGGAAGGCGAAACGGGCGCGTCCGATCCGCAAGTGCCAATGATCAGGGCATCTTTCATCGGAAACGTTCTGCGGCGGTTTAGGAGAAATCACCAGGCGATGCTCGGCTTGGCAATCATCGCCGGTTTGATCGCCGCCGCCTTGCTGGCGGATCTGCTGGCGCCGTTCGATCCTGTTTTCGCGCAGGACTATGAGGCCATCCTCAAAGATCCGGGCGGCAAACACTTGCTGGGAACGGACGACTTGGGGCGCGACACTTTTTCGCGCCTTGTTTACGGCGCCAGGCTGACCATGCTGGCGGCCGTCATCCCTGTGGCCATAGCGCTCGTCGTCGGCGTCCCGATAGGGCTTTTTGCCGGATATGTGGGCGGCGCGCTGGACCATTGGGTGATCATGAGGCTGGTGGACGCTTTGCAAGCTTTCCCTTCCCTTATCCTCGCGCTGGCGATGGCGGCCGTTTTGGGCGGCGGGTTCACCAACGCCATGATTGCCATCGGGATAGGGTTCCTGCCGGCCTTTATAAGGATTACCCGCGCGCAGACATTGGCGGTAAAAAACCTCGAATATGTGCAGGCGGCGCGTTCCATCGGCGCGACCGACAAACGCATCGCGCTTTTTCATATCTTTCCTAACATTACCGCGACTTTGCTGGTACAGACGACTTTGGCCATGGCCACGGCAATTATCGCCGAAGCCGGGCTTTCCTATATCGGGCTTGGCGCGAGCCCGGAGCAGCCCAGTTGGGGTTCCATGCTGCGCAACGCGCAAAGCTACCTTAATACGCAGCCCTGGCTGGTGGTGTGGCCCGGCCTTGCCATATCGATGGTCGTCCTCGGTTTCAATCTGCTGGGGGACGGCCTGCGCCAGGCGCTCGATCCCAAGGCCAATAAATAG
- a CDS encoding LL-diaminopimelate aminotransferase, with translation MAKINTNYLKLPGSYLFVETKKRVAEFKEKHPNADIISLGIGDVTQPLAPAVVKAMRQAVDEMSKAATFRGYGPEQGYDFLLKAIVKGDYLARGIKISEEEVFVGDGAKCDVGNIQEIFDKGCTVAVPDPVYPVYLDTNVMAGRTGKLKKNGYFKGIVYLKGMAENNFCPEPPSEKADLIYLCSPNNPTGAAFNKKQLKRWVEYARKNESVIIYDSAYESYITEPDIPHSIYEIPGAQESAIEIRSFSKTAGFTGVRCGYTVVPQKLAVRAAGAKIKLNGLWSRRQSTKFNGVSYITQRGAEAVYGGEGSAQIKQIIDYYMGNAQVICSGFAKLDLNMYGGVNAPYIWLKTPKGMSSWEMFDYLLAKAHVVGTPGVGFGPAGDGYFRLTAFGDAERTKEAIERIGKIF, from the coding sequence ATGGCAAAAATCAACACCAACTATCTGAAACTGCCAGGCAGTTACCTGTTTGTCGAAACTAAAAAACGGGTCGCGGAGTTTAAGGAAAAACACCCCAACGCCGACATCATCAGCTTAGGTATCGGCGACGTTACCCAACCGCTGGCGCCGGCAGTCGTCAAAGCCATGCGCCAGGCGGTGGACGAAATGTCAAAAGCCGCCACTTTCCGGGGCTACGGACCGGAACAAGGTTATGATTTTCTGCTCAAAGCCATTGTCAAAGGCGACTATCTGGCGCGCGGCATAAAAATAAGCGAAGAAGAAGTCTTTGTCGGCGACGGCGCCAAATGCGACGTCGGCAACATTCAGGAGATTTTTGACAAGGGCTGCACCGTAGCCGTCCCCGACCCTGTATACCCGGTTTACCTTGACACCAACGTAATGGCCGGACGCACCGGAAAATTAAAAAAGAACGGCTACTTTAAAGGCATCGTCTATCTCAAGGGCATGGCCGAAAACAACTTTTGCCCGGAACCGCCTTCGGAAAAGGCTGACCTCATATATCTTTGTTCGCCGAACAATCCTACCGGCGCGGCGTTTAACAAAAAACAGTTGAAAAGATGGGTGGAATACGCCCGCAAAAACGAGAGCGTCATAATATATGACTCCGCCTACGAGTCCTATATAACCGAACCTGACATACCGCACAGCATATATGAAATACCGGGCGCGCAGGAGTCGGCGATCGAAATACGTTCCTTCTCCAAGACCGCCGGTTTTACGGGAGTGCGCTGCGGCTATACGGTAGTGCCGCAAAAACTTGCCGTGCGCGCGGCCGGCGCGAAGATAAAACTCAATGGCCTATGGAGCCGCCGGCAAAGCACTAAGTTCAACGGCGTATCCTACATAACCCAAAGGGGCGCCGAAGCCGTCTACGGCGGGGAAGGCAGCGCACAGATCAAACAAATAATTGATTATTACATGGGGAACGCGCAGGTAATCTGTTCCGGCTTCGCCAAGCTCGACCTTAATATGTACGGCGGCGTCAACGCGCCTTACATCTGGCTGAAAACGCCCAAAGGCATGTCTTCGTGGGAAATGTTCGACTACCTGTTGGCCAAGGCGCATGTAGTCGGTACGCCGGGCGTGGGCTTTGGGCCCGCCGGCGATGGTTATTTCCGCCTTACCGCGTTCGGCGACGCCGAGCGCACAAAAGAAGCGATTGAGCGGATCGGCAAAATTTTTTAG
- the mnmA gene encoding tRNA 2-thiouridine(34) synthase MnmA — translation MAKRALVAMSGGVDSSVAAYLAKERGFSCIGATMKLFANADIGESRQKSCCSLDDVEDARSVANRLDIPFYVLNLAGDFKRQVIERFIHTYERGGTPNPCVDCNRYVKFGLLLGRAHELSCDFLATGHYARIERDAASGRLLLRKAVDTKKDQSYFLYAMTQEQLSRSLFPLGGLSKEETRLMAAAQGFVNAKKRESQDICFVPAGDYAAFIERYTGKYCAAGDFVDKAGNILGRHKGFIRYTIGQRRGIGIAFPQAMYVAGKCPADNTVTLAPANDLYSQSLVAEGVNWIACAGLSRPLRVKVKVRYRQPEEWATVEQIDGEKARVDFERPQRAVAGGQAVVFYDGDIVVGGGTIALHSENRKSP, via the coding sequence ATGGCAAAGAGGGCACTAGTCGCCATGAGCGGCGGCGTGGACAGTTCAGTGGCGGCTTATTTGGCAAAAGAGCGCGGGTTTTCCTGTATCGGCGCTACCATGAAACTGTTCGCCAATGCCGACATAGGCGAAAGCCGCCAAAAAAGCTGCTGTTCGCTGGACGACGTGGAAGACGCACGCAGTGTGGCGAACCGGCTGGACATTCCCTTTTATGTCCTCAACTTGGCGGGCGATTTCAAACGGCAGGTAATTGAGCGTTTCATACATACTTATGAAAGAGGCGGCACCCCCAATCCCTGCGTGGATTGCAACCGGTACGTCAAATTCGGCCTTTTGCTTGGGCGCGCCCACGAACTTTCCTGCGATTTTCTGGCGACAGGGCACTATGCGAGGATTGAACGGGATGCGGCAAGCGGCCGGCTGCTTTTAAGAAAAGCGGTTGACACCAAGAAAGACCAGAGCTATTTTCTTTACGCCATGACGCAAGAACAACTTTCGCGCTCCCTTTTCCCGCTGGGCGGCCTTTCCAAAGAAGAAACGCGCTTAATGGCCGCCGCGCAGGGCTTTGTCAACGCCAAAAAGCGCGAGAGCCAGGATATATGTTTTGTCCCTGCCGGCGACTACGCGGCCTTTATTGAACGGTATACGGGCAAATATTGCGCCGCCGGCGACTTTGTTGACAAAGCCGGCAACATCCTCGGCCGGCACAAAGGATTTATCCGTTACACCATTGGCCAGCGCCGGGGAATCGGCATCGCTTTCCCGCAAGCCATGTACGTTGCGGGCAAATGCCCGGCGGACAATACGGTTACGCTGGCGCCGGCAAATGATCTTTACTCCCAATCGCTCGTAGCCGAAGGGGTAAACTGGATAGCCTGCGCGGGACTGAGCCGGCCGCTGCGCGTCAAAGTGAAGGTCAGGTATCGGCAGCCCGAGGAATGGGCAACTGTTGAACAAATCGACGGCGAAAAGGCGCGGGTGGACTTTGAGCGGCCGCAAAGGGCCGTAGCCGGCGGGCAGGCGGTTGTCTTTTATGACGGAGACATAGTTGTGGGCGGCGGGACCATCGCGCTGCATTCCGAAAACCGTAAATCGCCCTGA
- a CDS encoding ABC transporter permease codes for MGFVIRRLLAALPVLFLVSVMVFMMLHMLPGDPATVILGDEATPEAIAALRAELGLDKPLLTQYLDWASKVFHGNLGRSLLDRTPVTELILQRLPATAELIVGSFLVALAIALPSGIIAASKPNRAADHIGTAISFIGMSIPHFWLGMMFIMFFAARLGWFPASGYVPFSVDPAANLMAMIMPMVATGFRESAILMRMIRSSLLEVMSLDYIRTARAKGLPMRRVILGHALKNSLIPVVTASGIMVASLLGGLVITESIFSIPGYGKLIIDAIFSRDYTTVQGAILISAVIVVGINFIVDVLYTLIDPRIKLGKESN; via the coding sequence ATGGGTTTTGTTATTCGCAGGCTACTAGCGGCGCTGCCGGTCCTGTTTCTGGTCAGCGTGATGGTCTTTATGATGCTGCATATGCTTCCCGGAGATCCGGCCACCGTCATTTTAGGCGACGAGGCCACGCCGGAAGCGATTGCGGCCCTGCGGGCGGAACTGGGGTTGGACAAGCCTTTGCTCACCCAATACCTTGACTGGGCAAGCAAAGTGTTTCACGGCAACTTGGGGCGCTCCCTGCTGGATCGAACGCCTGTAACCGAATTGATCTTGCAGCGGTTGCCCGCGACCGCCGAACTTATTGTCGGCTCTTTTTTGGTCGCGCTGGCCATAGCCCTGCCCAGCGGCATAATTGCCGCCTCAAAGCCTAATCGGGCGGCGGATCACATAGGGACGGCCATATCCTTTATCGGCATGTCCATACCGCATTTTTGGCTGGGCATGATGTTCATAATGTTTTTCGCGGCCAGGCTTGGCTGGTTTCCAGCTTCCGGCTACGTTCCTTTCAGCGTGGATCCCGCAGCCAACCTGATGGCCATGATCATGCCGATGGTCGCTACCGGGTTCAGGGAATCGGCGATTCTTATGCGGATGATCAGAAGTTCGCTGCTGGAAGTAATGAGCCTTGACTATATAAGGACGGCCAGGGCCAAAGGCCTGCCCATGCGCAGGGTGATTTTGGGGCACGCCCTGAAAAATTCCCTCATACCCGTTGTTACCGCCAGCGGCATCATGGTCGCGAGCCTGTTGGGAGGCCTGGTGATAACCGAAAGCATTTTCTCCATACCCGGTTACGGCAAACTCATCATCGACGCCATTTTCAGCCGTGATTATACGACCGTGCAGGGCGCGATCCTTATTTCGGCGGTCATTGTCGTAGGCATAAATTTTATTGTCGATGTGCTTTATACGCTAATCGATCCGAGAATAAAACTTGGCAAGGAGAGCAACTGA
- a CDS encoding ATP-binding cassette domain-containing protein, translating to MEGNLLVSAKNIKKYFPIRSTGFFARNLGYVKAVDGVSFDLYKGDTLGIVGESGCGKSTMGRLLVNLLEPTEGEVIFDWQSLSALNKQEMRKMRRRMQFVFQDPYASLNPRMTVGAALQEPLIIHGIGNSAEHWETIAALLATVGLDRRHADYYPHEFSGGQRQRIAIARALVTHPDLIVADEAVSALDVSIQAQILNLLQDLQQEFALTYLFISHDLSVIKRVSNKVGVMYLGRMMEFADKKELFANPLHPYTQALLAAAPSLRPGGKNKIILEGDAAGVSAPLAGCVFHTRCPRRASVCAKESPELAGADGGHKVACHFA from the coding sequence ATGGAAGGCAATCTGCTGGTATCCGCCAAAAATATCAAAAAATATTTCCCCATCCGCTCAACGGGGTTTTTCGCCAGGAATTTGGGCTATGTCAAAGCTGTTGACGGCGTCTCCTTTGACCTTTATAAAGGCGACACCTTGGGCATAGTCGGCGAATCCGGCTGCGGCAAGTCCACTATGGGGCGCCTGCTGGTCAATCTGCTTGAACCGACGGAAGGGGAGGTCATCTTTGACTGGCAAAGCCTGTCCGCCCTGAACAAGCAGGAAATGCGCAAAATGAGGCGGCGCATGCAGTTTGTCTTTCAAGACCCTTACGCCTCGCTCAACCCGCGCATGACCGTCGGCGCCGCTTTGCAAGAGCCGCTCATTATTCATGGCATAGGCAACAGCGCGGAGCATTGGGAAACAATCGCCGCCTTGCTTGCTACCGTAGGGCTTGACCGGCGCCACGCCGATTACTACCCGCATGAATTTTCCGGCGGGCAGCGGCAGCGCATCGCCATAGCCCGGGCGCTGGTTACCCATCCTGACCTTATTGTCGCCGATGAGGCGGTTTCCGCGCTTGACGTGTCCATACAGGCGCAAATATTGAACCTTTTGCAGGACTTGCAGCAGGAATTTGCCCTTACCTATCTTTTTATCTCCCATGACCTGTCCGTAATCAAACGCGTCAGCAACAAAGTGGGGGTAATGTACCTTGGCCGGATGATGGAATTTGCCGACAAAAAGGAACTGTTTGCAAATCCGCTGCACCCTTATACGCAGGCATTGCTGGCGGCCGCCCCCAGTTTGCGCCCCGGCGGCAAAAACAAAATCATCTTGGAAGGCGACGCCGCCGGCGTTTCCGCCCCTTTGGCCGGCTGCGTTTTCCATACGCGCTGCCCGCGCAGGGCAAGCGTCTGCGCAAAAGAGAGCCCGGAGCTTGCCGGCGCTGACGGCGGGCACAAAGTCGCCTGCCATTTTGCTTGA
- a CDS encoding gamma-glutamyltransferase family protein, translating into MDHFYYPYPSRRQVVFANKGMVATSQLLAAQAGLHALRAGGNAVDAAVAAAACLTVVEPTSNGIGGDAFALVWAKGRLHGLNASGPSPFGLTYDMLKGKGLAQMPDSGWLPVTVPGAPAAWSALHERFGKLSFAALFEPAIEYAQNGYPVSPVVSRLWKSALERFKQYSGDEFLPWFSTFAPTGQAPTPGETVRLPGHAASLKAIAQSRAQDFYRGELAEKIIDFAQKTGGYLRLRDLAEFAPEWVDPIGINYRGYEVWEIPPNGHGLVTLLALNILKGFDFDAKESVDTYHRQMEAIKLAFADGLKYIGDPRFMQVSVPELLAGGYAAERRKLIGNEALAPATGTFGGGGTVYLATADGEGNMVSYIQSNYKGFGSGLVVPGTGIALQDRGANFSLVHSDANCFAPGKKPYHTIIPGFLTKNNQPVGPFGVMGAFMQPQGHLQVVVNTADFLLNPQAALDAPRWQWISGKTIQVEPQFPDHIAQALARRGHDIVRTVDGQAMGRGQIIWRDAGGTLMGATEPRADGAVCAW; encoded by the coding sequence ATGGATCACTTTTACTATCCCTACCCATCCAGAAGACAGGTCGTTTTCGCCAATAAAGGCATGGTTGCGACTTCGCAGCTATTGGCGGCGCAGGCGGGGCTTCACGCACTGCGCGCGGGCGGCAATGCCGTTGACGCCGCCGTGGCGGCCGCCGCCTGCCTGACGGTGGTGGAACCGACGTCTAACGGCATCGGCGGCGACGCTTTCGCGCTGGTCTGGGCAAAAGGCCGGTTGCATGGCTTGAACGCCAGCGGGCCATCGCCTTTTGGCCTTACCTATGACATGCTGAAAGGGAAAGGCCTTGCGCAGATGCCGGACAGCGGCTGGCTGCCGGTAACCGTGCCCGGGGCGCCCGCCGCCTGGTCCGCCCTGCATGAGCGGTTTGGCAAACTTTCCTTTGCCGCCCTCTTTGAGCCGGCCATCGAATACGCGCAAAACGGCTATCCGGTTTCGCCGGTAGTCAGCAGGTTGTGGAAAAGCGCGTTGGAGCGCTTCAAACAGTATAGCGGCGATGAATTCCTGCCTTGGTTCTCGACTTTCGCCCCAACGGGGCAAGCGCCCACGCCAGGCGAAACAGTACGTTTGCCTGGCCACGCCGCCTCCTTAAAAGCGATCGCTCAATCCAGGGCGCAGGATTTTTACCGGGGGGAACTGGCGGAAAAAATCATTGATTTCGCCCAAAAAACCGGCGGCTATCTGCGTTTGCGCGACTTGGCGGAATTTGCCCCGGAGTGGGTGGACCCTATCGGCATAAATTACCGCGGCTACGAGGTGTGGGAGATACCCCCCAACGGGCACGGCCTGGTTACTCTGCTGGCGCTCAACATTCTCAAAGGCTTTGACTTTGACGCCAAAGAAAGCGTGGATACTTATCACCGGCAGATGGAAGCCATCAAGCTGGCATTTGCCGACGGTTTGAAATACATCGGCGACCCGCGGTTCATGCAGGTTTCCGTGCCCGAACTTTTAGCCGGCGGCTACGCCGCCGAACGCCGCAAACTTATCGGCAACGAGGCCTTGGCGCCCGCCACCGGGACATTCGGCGGCGGCGGTACGGTCTATCTGGCCACCGCCGACGGCGAAGGGAACATGGTTTCTTATATTCAAAGCAACTACAAAGGGTTCGGTTCGGGTTTGGTCGTGCCCGGAACGGGCATAGCGCTGCAAGATCGGGGCGCCAACTTCTCCCTTGTGCATAGCGACGCCAATTGTTTTGCGCCCGGCAAAAAACCTTATCATACGATAATTCCCGGTTTCCTGACCAAAAACAACCAACCGGTCGGGCCTTTCGGCGTTATGGGCGCTTTTATGCAGCCGCAGGGACATTTGCAGGTAGTTGTCAATACCGCCGACTTTCTCCTTAATCCGCAGGCGGCGCTTGACGCCCCGCGCTGGCAGTGGATAAGCGGCAAAACCATCCAGGTTGAGCCCCAGTTCCCCGACCATATAGCGCAGGCACTGGCTCGCCGCGGACATGACATTGTCAGGACGGTTGACGGGCAGGCCATGGGCAGGGGGCAAATCATCTGGCGGGACGCCGGCGGGACGCTCATGGGCGCAACGGAACCGCGCGCCGATGGGGCGGTATGCGCCTGGTAG